The Aminiphilus circumscriptus DSM 16581 genome contains a region encoding:
- the gspD gene encoding type II secretion system secretin GspD, translating into MTNRERHCDTKDLLRRIVAGVLLAGVLSMLCFSGAFAQATQPAPNGNGANPQDELNLVEAARMMRESGRVQFNFKDLELVKFLRFMSELLEENIVVDPNLKGNVTLLSQRPVSLKEARQVMISVLEMYGLSLVPQPGYTRVASSQKAGATADPVVRKGRVGPGLGEQSVTQVVPLDYVSAGFVLKAIQPNIPTVTVTPLDSGTGIVLVGRATDVQKAIGIIHALDVADSSRITRVISLGHIPPSTLVNYLNTLSQQANSALFGVVAVADDARKTLVVVHDPKGAKELDDLVARLDVPSVEGEFHVYQLRNAGAKDVAEKLSQLLAMAAGMQADQQGKLPTVAVADEPNNTVIFAASSQRYESIVKILDQLDRRPKQVLIRGLVAEVNMTKLDNAGVDWATWGGSVTGDAILGGQLSMGETAIPDTFLEWFQNLTKVESIYTDSSGNDHVITSYEGKGLVFAYVNLLKKFDAINVLSMPRVLCTDSVPASLQVGQVIPQLKSKTSDTSNPSAVQNSYEYKDTGLILKVTPRVRSNNLVVLEIEQIVEDVLTSMASERPVTTKREIKTSITVEDGQTVILGGLMKEAEKSLRQRVPGLSYIPLVGNLFQRTVKQKEKVDLMVFLTPYIVEEPGELSTITREVAESGDLQLSPHEDAVQKRFEQLYREAVKKQ; encoded by the coding sequence ATGACGAACCGAGAGAGACATTGCGACACGAAAGACCTGCTGCGCCGCATCGTCGCGGGGGTGCTTCTGGCGGGGGTGCTGTCCATGCTTTGTTTCAGCGGTGCCTTCGCACAGGCGACCCAGCCCGCGCCGAACGGAAACGGCGCCAACCCCCAGGACGAGCTGAACCTTGTCGAGGCGGCGCGAATGATGCGGGAAAGCGGCCGGGTGCAGTTCAACTTCAAGGATCTGGAATTGGTGAAGTTTCTCCGGTTCATGTCGGAGCTTCTGGAGGAGAACATCGTCGTGGACCCCAACCTCAAGGGGAACGTCACGCTTCTCTCCCAGCGCCCCGTCTCTCTCAAGGAAGCGCGGCAGGTGATGATCTCCGTTTTGGAGATGTACGGCTTGTCCCTCGTTCCTCAGCCGGGGTATACGAGGGTGGCCAGCTCTCAGAAGGCAGGTGCCACGGCGGATCCCGTCGTCCGCAAGGGGCGGGTCGGTCCCGGCCTAGGAGAACAGAGCGTCACCCAGGTGGTTCCCCTCGACTATGTCTCGGCGGGGTTCGTCCTCAAGGCCATTCAGCCCAATATCCCCACCGTCACCGTGACGCCCCTCGATTCCGGCACGGGCATCGTGCTCGTGGGGCGTGCCACGGACGTGCAGAAAGCCATCGGCATCATTCATGCGCTCGATGTCGCGGACAGCTCCCGAATCACCCGGGTGATTTCCTTGGGGCACATTCCTCCCAGCACGCTCGTCAATTACCTGAACACCCTCTCCCAGCAGGCCAATTCCGCTCTCTTCGGCGTGGTGGCCGTGGCGGACGATGCCCGAAAAACCCTCGTCGTGGTCCACGATCCCAAGGGAGCGAAGGAGCTTGACGACCTTGTGGCCCGTCTCGACGTGCCCAGTGTGGAAGGCGAGTTCCACGTGTACCAGCTCCGGAACGCCGGAGCCAAGGACGTGGCGGAGAAACTCAGTCAGCTCCTCGCCATGGCCGCGGGCATGCAGGCGGACCAGCAGGGCAAGCTTCCCACCGTGGCCGTGGCGGACGAGCCCAACAACACGGTCATCTTTGCCGCATCCTCCCAGCGGTACGAATCCATCGTGAAAATTCTGGACCAGCTCGACCGGCGTCCCAAGCAGGTGCTCATCCGCGGTCTCGTGGCGGAGGTGAACATGACCAAGCTGGACAACGCCGGCGTTGACTGGGCTACCTGGGGCGGCTCCGTCACGGGAGACGCCATTCTCGGCGGACAGCTCAGCATGGGCGAGACGGCCATTCCGGACACCTTCCTGGAGTGGTTCCAGAACCTCACCAAGGTGGAGAGTATCTACACCGACAGCAGCGGCAACGATCATGTGATCACCTCCTACGAGGGCAAGGGGCTCGTCTTCGCCTACGTGAATCTCCTCAAGAAGTTCGACGCCATCAATGTTCTCTCCATGCCTCGGGTGCTGTGCACCGACAGTGTTCCCGCCTCCCTGCAGGTGGGACAGGTCATCCCCCAGCTCAAATCCAAGACCTCCGACACCTCCAATCCGTCGGCGGTGCAGAACAGCTACGAGTACAAGGACACGGGGCTTATCCTGAAGGTCACGCCCAGAGTCCGAAGCAACAACCTGGTGGTGCTCGAAATCGAGCAGATCGTGGAGGACGTGCTCACCTCCATGGCCTCGGAGCGTCCCGTGACGACCAAACGGGAGATCAAGACCTCCATCACCGTGGAGGACGGGCAGACGGTCATCCTGGGCGGATTGATGAAGGAGGCGGAGAAATCGCTGCGCCAGCGCGTTCCCGGCCTATCCTACATTCCGCTGGTCGGTAATCTCTTTCAGCGCACGGTGAAGCAGAAGGAAAAGGTGGATCTCATGGTCTTTCTCACCCCCTACATCGTGGAGGAGCCCGGCGAACTGAGCACTATCACCCGGGAAGTGGCCGAATCGGGGGACCTGCAGCTCTCTCCCCACGAGGATGCGGTGCAGAAACGGTTCGAACAGCTCTATCGGGAAGCGGTGAAGAAGCAGTGA
- a CDS encoding type II secretion system protein, translated as MRRRGFTLLEVLVAVTILGLAATGALRLAMISQKAIAEVVFQRELLDQARALQILFLGGASVPDESVSGDLSWRIEKVDQSVMNDLTTIQFRKLYVTYKDRSVLFYLP; from the coding sequence ATGAGACGGAGGGGGTTCACGCTGCTGGAGGTCCTTGTCGCGGTGACCATCCTGGGGCTCGCCGCCACGGGAGCCCTCCGCCTCGCCATGATCTCCCAGAAGGCCATCGCGGAGGTGGTGTTCCAGCGGGAACTTCTCGACCAGGCCAGGGCGCTCCAGATCCTTTTCTTGGGCGGTGCGAGCGTCCCCGACGAGAGCGTCAGCGGCGACCTTTCCTGGCGGATCGAGAAGGTTGACCAGAGCGTGATGAACGACCTGACGACGATTCAGTTCCGAAAGCTTTACGTGACCTACAAGGACAGATCCGTTCTGTTCTATCTGCCGTAA
- the gspC gene encoding type II secretion system protein GspC, protein MKALLRDRFLSFGGGDLVVSPRTVGILEKTLPWVLGVLCAWIIGWFCATLLGLFLQHQVMESRIATVIRAASASAPGSGVVSVPEGMRLFVARSPFGVASGCALSEDKGTSPETPVEKEAAPVADIGKLSLVGTMPPVAAWLAGPGGTSLVLQGQRVEGWLLRRVAKNSVLLAAGEEEHELFFRVLDGGGQIPAKPTSKERAADTPTPPPAESSSAAENLTPAAPGQEGVIARDTVNELLLNPFDELKKVRLVPKITDGVAAGIEVRNIEKNSILFALGVRPGDVIQGVNGIPISNMGDVANAINSLMGGERFEVSVVRKDEPVQLNYVVR, encoded by the coding sequence ATGAAGGCCCTGCTGCGGGATCGGTTTCTTTCCTTCGGTGGCGGAGATCTCGTCGTCTCCCCCCGTACCGTGGGCATTCTGGAAAAAACTCTGCCCTGGGTGCTGGGGGTGCTCTGCGCCTGGATCATCGGTTGGTTTTGCGCTACCCTGCTGGGGCTCTTTCTGCAGCACCAGGTGATGGAAAGCCGCATAGCCACGGTGATCCGTGCCGCTTCGGCATCGGCCCCCGGAAGTGGCGTTGTTTCCGTTCCGGAAGGAATGCGCCTCTTCGTCGCCCGCTCTCCCTTCGGTGTCGCTTCAGGCTGTGCGCTTTCCGAGGACAAAGGGACGTCGCCGGAAACGCCCGTGGAGAAGGAAGCGGCGCCGGTCGCGGACATCGGGAAACTTTCTCTTGTCGGGACCATGCCTCCCGTGGCGGCCTGGCTCGCCGGTCCCGGAGGAACGTCCCTCGTGCTTCAGGGACAGCGCGTGGAGGGATGGCTTCTGCGGCGCGTCGCCAAGAACAGCGTTCTGCTTGCCGCAGGCGAGGAGGAACACGAACTCTTCTTTCGCGTGCTCGACGGGGGTGGGCAGATTCCCGCTAAGCCGACATCGAAAGAGCGGGCGGCGGACACTCCGACGCCTCCTCCGGCGGAATCCTCTTCCGCTGCGGAAAACCTCACGCCCGCCGCGCCGGGGCAGGAGGGAGTCATCGCCCGGGATACGGTGAACGAGCTTCTGCTCAACCCTTTCGACGAATTGAAGAAGGTCCGGCTGGTTCCGAAGATCACCGACGGCGTCGCCGCGGGGATAGAGGTCCGGAACATCGAGAAGAACAGCATCCTCTTTGCCCTGGGGGTTCGCCCCGGTGACGTCATTCAGGGAGTGAACGGCATTCCCATCAGCAACATGGGCGACGTGGCCAACGCCATCAATTCCCTCATGGGAGGCGAGCGGTTCGAGGTGAGCGTGGTCCGCAAGGACGAGCCGGTGCAGCTCAACTACGTGGTCCGATGA
- the gspN gene encoding type II secretion system protein GspN, giving the protein MTRRLSSVLYGAVLFLVVLLALWVHFPWEGAARYALARTAPRLAEQGFALLYDDIAVEGRMFPRFTFVNLSLASPLLTLREGRLDVTPHPMASLLERRGVCAVSLSGGDMRMLGGKGASWRGGSFRLVAGSGGIALEQVDIKGDFAASGYIAVSPATAKITGADLRLKVPAELDSALNALTSILPLARDGSAGEWRVRR; this is encoded by the coding sequence ATGACCCGTCGGCTCTCTTCCGTTCTTTACGGGGCGGTTTTGTTTCTCGTCGTTCTCCTCGCTCTCTGGGTGCACTTCCCCTGGGAGGGAGCGGCCCGATATGCCCTGGCTCGTACCGCGCCTCGGTTGGCCGAACAGGGGTTCGCGCTTCTTTACGACGATATTGCCGTGGAGGGAAGAATGTTCCCTCGCTTCACCTTCGTCAACCTTTCCCTTGCATCGCCGCTCCTGACTCTTCGTGAGGGAAGGCTGGACGTGACGCCTCACCCAATGGCGTCGCTCCTGGAGCGGCGGGGTGTCTGTGCCGTCTCTCTTTCGGGAGGTGACATGCGCATGCTCGGCGGCAAAGGGGCCTCCTGGCGCGGCGGTTCTTTCCGCCTTGTCGCGGGAAGTGGTGGGATTGCGCTGGAGCAAGTGGACATCAAGGGTGATTTCGCGGCCTCCGGGTACATTGCCGTTTCTCCCGCGACGGCAAAAATCACCGGGGCGGATCTGCGCCTCAAGGTTCCGGCGGAGCTGGATTCCGCCCTGAATGCGCTCACGTCGATTCTTCCCCTTGCCCGGGATGGCTCGGCGGGAGAATGGAGGGTGCGCCGATGA
- the gspM gene encoding type II secretion system protein GspM, with product MKGMSFGNLPARFGEGFKDSRVSLLLALLCLLVWSAGFLWRADARSVDARVAVQEGRFLQLMRTLSQYQALPRKEETKELSAVDALGVLSRMLDRLALRDRVAQFASSGTGIAVQVERLYGEELGRLLQELGAEGFSVRSAELKVLPSGGEKLYLLSLLVGVGQ from the coding sequence ATGAAGGGGATGAGCTTCGGGAATCTTCCGGCCCGGTTCGGCGAGGGGTTCAAAGATTCCCGTGTTTCCCTGTTGCTTGCCCTTCTCTGTCTTCTCGTGTGGAGCGCCGGGTTTCTGTGGCGTGCCGACGCAAGGAGCGTGGATGCCCGTGTGGCGGTGCAGGAGGGGCGTTTTCTTCAACTCATGCGCACGCTTTCCCAGTATCAGGCCCTTCCTCGTAAAGAGGAGACAAAGGAGCTTTCCGCCGTGGATGCCCTGGGGGTGCTCTCCCGGATGCTCGACCGCCTTGCCCTGCGGGATCGCGTCGCTCAGTTCGCCTCCTCCGGAACGGGCATCGCCGTGCAGGTGGAACGCCTTTACGGGGAAGAGCTGGGACGTCTGCTCCAGGAACTCGGCGCGGAAGGATTCTCCGTTCGCTCCGCGGAACTGAAAGTGCTTCCCTCCGGAGGGGAGAAGCTCTATCTTCTTTCCCTGCTCGTGGGGGTGGGGCAATGA